In a genomic window of Streptomyces koelreuteriae:
- a CDS encoding 5-dehydro-4-deoxyglucarate dehydratase: MKFHGVLFFPVTPFTPDGSLDEARLAQHIESGVAAGAGGVFVACGTGEFHALSAEEIERATRVAVETTAGRVPVLAAAGGPPAVARDQAARVERAGADGILLLPPYLVTAPQQGLVRYVEEVTSATGLPVVFYQRGTARLTAETAAEIAALPGVVGLKDGIGDIERMHRIVRAVRAVPGTEDFQFFNGLPTAEMTAPAYQGIGVELYSSAVFAFAPEIALAFHRALAENDDALVNRLLDEFYGPLVALRDEVPGYAVSLVKAGVTLRGLDVGGVRAPLLDPEPEHLARLAKLLDHGLEVAGA; the protein is encoded by the coding sequence ATGAAGTTCCACGGAGTGCTGTTCTTCCCGGTCACGCCGTTCACACCGGACGGCTCGCTGGACGAGGCACGGCTTGCCCAGCACATCGAGTCGGGTGTCGCCGCGGGCGCGGGAGGTGTGTTCGTCGCCTGCGGCACCGGTGAGTTCCACGCGCTGTCGGCCGAGGAGATCGAGCGGGCCACCCGGGTCGCCGTCGAGACGACCGCCGGACGCGTCCCGGTCCTCGCGGCGGCCGGCGGCCCCCCGGCGGTCGCCCGGGACCAGGCCGCCCGCGTCGAACGGGCCGGTGCCGACGGCATCCTGCTGCTGCCGCCCTATCTGGTCACCGCCCCGCAGCAGGGCCTCGTGCGGTACGTGGAGGAGGTCACGTCCGCGACCGGGCTGCCCGTCGTCTTCTACCAGCGCGGCACCGCCCGGCTCACCGCGGAGACGGCCGCCGAGATCGCCGCCCTGCCCGGGGTCGTCGGACTCAAGGACGGCATCGGGGACATCGAGCGGATGCACCGCATCGTCCGCGCGGTGCGTGCCGTGCCCGGCACGGAGGACTTCCAGTTCTTCAACGGCCTGCCCACCGCCGAGATGACCGCGCCCGCCTACCAGGGCATCGGCGTCGAGCTGTACTCCTCGGCGGTGTTCGCCTTCGCCCCCGAGATCGCCCTGGCCTTCCACCGAGCCCTCGCCGAGAATGACGACGCCCTGGTCAACCGGCTCCTCGACGAGTTCTACGGCCCGCTGGTCGCCCTGCGCGACGAGGTCCCCGGTTACGCCGTGTCGCTCGTCAAGGCCGGGGTGACGCTGCGCGGCCTGGACGTCGGCGGGGTACGGGCGCCGCTGCTCGATCCGGAACCGGAGCATCTCGCCCGGCTCGCGAAACTCCTCGACCACGGACTGGAGGTGGCCGGCGCATGA
- a CDS encoding carbohydrate ABC transporter permease has translation MSAPAIDPVRTPVTASPARKSAGKQRATPARFDTALGWSDRPGPAWVLRVLLCVLALGVFAAPFLTVFSGSFSEKASGSTLSFLPHHPTLLNFEVAGERGIWDYFGNSLLIAGGGLLLQLVVCTLAAYALARHRFRGQALILTLFMLTMMLPEEVIAIPLSLVLGHVPVVGIDLKGTVWGVILPLGAWGFSVMVLTEFMKDIPTEIEEAARIDGVGELRMLWQVVLPLCKPALGVAGVLGFIMIWDQYLLPLIAAKDPTDYTVTVALSILRTDPEVGSGVVLAGAVIALVPSLIVYLLLQRSLVTGIAAGATKG, from the coding sequence ATGAGCGCTCCCGCCATCGACCCCGTCCGGACGCCGGTGACCGCCTCTCCCGCGCGCAAGTCCGCCGGGAAGCAGCGCGCCACCCCCGCCCGCTTCGACACCGCCCTCGGCTGGAGCGACCGGCCGGGCCCCGCCTGGGTCTTGCGCGTCCTGCTCTGTGTGCTCGCCCTGGGCGTCTTCGCGGCGCCGTTCCTGACGGTCTTCTCCGGTTCCTTCAGCGAGAAGGCCAGCGGTTCCACCCTGTCGTTCCTCCCCCACCACCCGACCCTGCTGAACTTCGAGGTGGCGGGCGAGCGCGGCATCTGGGACTACTTCGGCAACTCGCTCCTCATAGCGGGCGGCGGGCTGCTGCTCCAGCTCGTCGTCTGCACACTCGCCGCGTACGCCCTGGCCCGGCATCGCTTCCGTGGACAGGCCCTGATCCTCACCCTGTTCATGCTGACGATGATGCTCCCCGAGGAGGTCATCGCCATCCCGCTGTCCCTGGTCCTCGGGCATGTGCCCGTGGTCGGCATCGACCTCAAGGGCACCGTCTGGGGTGTGATCCTGCCGCTCGGCGCCTGGGGCTTCTCGGTGATGGTGCTCACCGAGTTCATGAAGGACATCCCCACCGAGATCGAGGAGGCCGCCCGTATCGACGGCGTGGGCGAGCTGCGGATGCTGTGGCAGGTCGTCCTGCCGCTGTGCAAGCCCGCGCTCGGTGTGGCCGGGGTGCTCGGCTTCATCATGATCTGGGACCAGTATCTGCTGCCCCTGATCGCCGCCAAGGACCCCACCGACTACACGGTCACCGTCGCCCTGTCCATCCTGCGCACCGACCCCGAGGTCGGCTCCGGGGTGGTGCTGGCCGGTGCGGTCATCGCTCTCGTCCCCAGCCTCATCGTCTATCTGCTCCTGCAGCGCTCGCTGGTCACCGGCATCGCCGCCGGCGCCACCAAGGGCTGA
- a CDS encoding glucarate dehydratase family protein, giving the protein MSSTRIRELIVTPISFGDPPLLNSNGVHEPLALRIILQLVLEDGTVGLGESPGGTARLERLHIAAKTVVGLDVFDTTAVAAAIDAALLPTVPSSHERGWTTSAIEVACLDAQGKLLDRPVSDLLGGAVRDAVPFAAYLFYKWAEHPALDGRPAITDDWGEALDPAGIVEQARLMQERYGFRSFKLKGGVFPPDEEIAAMRALAEAFPGQPLRLDPNTAWTVETSKYVARELDGVLEYLEDPAKGIEGMAEVAKDSPMPLATNMCVIAWEHLKPAVEQDAIQVLLTDHHYWGGLRRARELAAVCEAFGLALSMHSNSHLGISLAAMTHVGAAIPNLDHSCDTHYPWNSADDVIVPGVLELRDGEVKVPTGPGLGVELDHDQLDRLHRRYVESGMRSRDDTGYMQRFQPEYERLLPRW; this is encoded by the coding sequence ATGAGCTCCACACGTATCCGCGAACTGATCGTCACGCCCATCTCGTTCGGCGACCCGCCGCTGCTCAACTCCAACGGGGTGCACGAGCCGCTCGCCCTGCGGATCATCCTCCAGCTGGTACTGGAGGACGGCACGGTGGGCCTCGGGGAGTCCCCGGGCGGCACGGCCCGCCTGGAGCGGCTGCACATCGCCGCGAAGACGGTCGTCGGCCTGGACGTCTTCGACACCACCGCCGTGGCCGCCGCGATCGACGCGGCGCTGCTGCCGACCGTGCCCAGCTCCCACGAGCGCGGCTGGACCACCTCGGCGATCGAGGTGGCCTGCCTCGACGCGCAGGGCAAGCTGCTCGACCGTCCGGTCAGCGACCTGCTCGGCGGCGCGGTCCGCGACGCGGTGCCGTTCGCCGCGTACCTGTTCTACAAGTGGGCCGAGCACCCCGCGCTCGACGGCCGCCCGGCCATCACCGACGACTGGGGCGAGGCCCTGGACCCGGCCGGGATCGTGGAGCAGGCCCGGCTGATGCAGGAGCGCTACGGCTTCAGGTCGTTCAAGCTCAAGGGCGGTGTCTTCCCGCCCGACGAGGAGATCGCCGCGATGCGGGCGCTCGCGGAGGCCTTCCCCGGGCAGCCGCTGCGTCTCGACCCCAACACGGCGTGGACGGTGGAGACGTCGAAGTACGTCGCCCGTGAACTGGACGGCGTGCTCGAGTACTTGGAGGACCCGGCCAAGGGCATCGAGGGCATGGCGGAGGTTGCGAAGGACTCCCCCATGCCGCTCGCGACCAACATGTGCGTGATCGCGTGGGAGCATCTGAAGCCGGCCGTCGAGCAGGACGCGATCCAGGTCCTGCTCACCGACCACCACTACTGGGGCGGACTGCGCCGCGCCCGTGAACTGGCCGCCGTCTGTGAGGCGTTCGGGCTCGCCCTGTCGATGCACTCCAACTCTCATCTGGGCATCAGCCTCGCCGCGATGACCCATGTCGGCGCGGCCATCCCCAACCTCGACCACTCCTGCGACACGCACTACCCGTGGAACTCGGCGGACGACGTGATCGTGCCGGGCGTGCTGGAGCTGCGCGACGGGGAGGTCAAGGTGCCCACCGGTCCGGGGCTCGGTGTGGAACTCGACCACGACCAGCTCGACCGGCTGCACCGGCGGTACGTCGAGTCCGGGATGCGCAGCCGGGACGACACCGGCTATATGCAGCGCTTCCAGCCGGAGTACGAGAGGCTGCTGCCCCGCTGGTGA
- a CDS encoding carbohydrate ABC transporter permease: MTATATTPGPRRARIPGRKAVLPWLFLAPGLLLALVFKFLPMGKGVWLSFFDVRPFLGDQWVGLDNYTRVLTDHRFQDAIGHTLLLGIGMSLGGIVAGFVLALLLEGQARSLKIIRTAVFLPVVTATAVVGEMWRLMYYPTSDGLINSGLGLLGLGPVPYLDNPDTALWATMAMGIWMLAPYNMVIILAGLAGVDRSLYEAAAMDGVSLWQRLRHITLPAIRPALGIVLTLAAIRGLRVFTEVYVLTGGGPAGSTDVWMTRAYTLGFTRNDIGGASAASVVLLCVTLLLTVTVNYLRKRGDVR, encoded by the coding sequence ATGACCGCGACCGCGACGACACCCGGGCCGCGCAGAGCCCGGATCCCCGGCAGGAAGGCCGTACTGCCCTGGCTGTTCCTCGCCCCGGGCCTGCTGCTCGCCCTCGTCTTCAAGTTCCTGCCCATGGGCAAGGGCGTCTGGCTGAGCTTCTTCGACGTACGGCCCTTCCTCGGTGACCAGTGGGTCGGCCTCGACAACTACACCCGGGTCCTGACCGACCACCGCTTCCAGGACGCCATCGGCCACACCCTGCTCCTGGGCATCGGGATGTCTCTCGGCGGCATCGTCGCCGGCTTCGTCCTGGCCCTGCTGCTGGAGGGGCAGGCCCGCTCGCTGAAGATCATCCGTACCGCCGTGTTCCTGCCCGTCGTCACCGCGACCGCGGTGGTCGGCGAGATGTGGCGGCTGATGTACTACCCGACCTCCGACGGCCTGATCAACAGCGGTCTCGGGCTGCTGGGCCTCGGGCCGGTGCCCTACCTGGACAACCCCGACACGGCACTGTGGGCGACGATGGCCATGGGCATCTGGATGCTCGCCCCGTACAACATGGTGATCATCCTCGCCGGACTGGCGGGCGTGGACCGCTCGTTGTACGAGGCCGCCGCGATGGACGGTGTCTCGCTCTGGCAGCGGCTGCGCCACATCACGCTGCCCGCGATCCGCCCCGCCCTCGGCATCGTCCTCACCCTCGCCGCCATCCGCGGGCTGCGCGTCTTCACCGAGGTGTACGTCCTCACCGGCGGCGGCCCGGCCGGGTCCACCGATGTGTGGATGACCCGCGCCTACACCCTCGGCTTCACCCGTAACGACATCGGCGGCGCCTCGGCCGCCTCCGTGGTCCTGCTCTGCGTGACGCTGCTGCTCACCGTCACGGTCAACTACCTCCGCAAGAGGGGAGACGTGAGATGA
- a CDS encoding ABC transporter substrate-binding protein, with the protein MRDRRRCIDMRLRRLAAALAVSGLLFGTAACGSGSGSARAGDPNTLEVWTRSDPESAQTYQRVFAAFTKKTGIKIDYQPVMNFDQQLQSRASTKDLPDVMINDTALMGSYQAQGLLKPVTPDSIAGHDEITAKSWSSTVGLDGRHYGIPYSRQAMTLFVRKDWREKLGLPQPKTWQDTLALAKAFATRDPDGDGKKDTYGMVVPGSAQNGYVAWWGSSWLWQGGVRILQKEGTGYRPAMDSAAALRTVSWMKKNLFCGDSGVIQPSALTSVTANTTNFQDGNAGMYLTGPYNISTFDKALGKDTYEVLPAPTGPAGNNDVLADGENIYFGAKTGKAKQEQTLAAFLVSPEGQELAMTGDHQPVVRIPVNSTLDAAKVREDPRWSVVQKAYEDDSQQFPNAPDWAPMKQDTADALNAIFTYCGSDVRSGLKELNDTLAGDLKDQDLLK; encoded by the coding sequence CGGCTCCGCCGCCTGGCTGCCGCGCTCGCCGTCTCGGGGCTCCTGTTCGGAACGGCCGCCTGCGGCTCCGGTTCCGGCAGCGCCCGGGCCGGCGATCCGAACACGCTGGAGGTGTGGACCCGGAGCGATCCGGAGTCCGCCCAGACCTATCAGAGGGTGTTCGCCGCCTTCACCAAGAAGACCGGCATCAAGATCGACTACCAGCCGGTCATGAACTTCGACCAGCAGTTGCAGAGCCGCGCGTCCACCAAGGACCTGCCGGACGTCATGATCAACGACACGGCCCTGATGGGCAGCTACCAGGCCCAGGGCCTGCTCAAGCCCGTCACCCCGGACTCGATCGCCGGACATGACGAGATCACCGCCAAGTCCTGGTCCTCCACCGTGGGCCTCGACGGCAGGCACTACGGCATCCCGTACTCCCGCCAGGCCATGACCCTGTTCGTCCGCAAGGACTGGCGGGAGAAGCTCGGCCTGCCGCAGCCGAAGACCTGGCAGGACACCCTCGCCCTCGCCAAGGCCTTCGCCACCCGCGATCCCGACGGGGACGGCAAGAAGGACACGTACGGCATGGTGGTCCCCGGCAGCGCCCAGAACGGCTATGTCGCCTGGTGGGGTTCGAGCTGGCTGTGGCAGGGCGGTGTGCGGATCCTTCAGAAGGAGGGCACCGGCTACCGGCCCGCCATGGACTCGGCTGCGGCCCTGCGCACCGTCAGCTGGATGAAGAAGAACCTCTTCTGCGGCGACAGCGGTGTCATCCAGCCCAGCGCCCTGACCTCCGTCACCGCGAACACCACCAACTTCCAGGACGGCAACGCCGGGATGTACCTCACCGGCCCGTACAACATCTCCACGTTCGACAAGGCGCTCGGCAAGGACACGTACGAGGTCCTGCCCGCGCCCACCGGCCCGGCCGGGAACAACGACGTGCTGGCCGACGGCGAGAACATCTACTTCGGCGCGAAGACCGGAAAGGCGAAGCAGGAGCAGACGCTCGCCGCCTTCCTGGTCTCCCCCGAGGGGCAGGAACTCGCCATGACCGGCGACCACCAGCCGGTCGTGCGCATCCCCGTCAACTCCACCCTCGACGCGGCGAAGGTCCGCGAGGACCCGCGCTGGAGCGTGGTGCAGAAGGCGTACGAGGACGACTCGCAGCAGTTCCCCAACGCCCCCGACTGGGCGCCGATGAAGCAGGACACCGCCGACGCGCTCAACGCGATCTTCACGTACTGCGGCAGCGACGTCCGCTCCGGCCTGAAGGAACTCAACGACACCCTCGCCGGTGACCTCAAGGACCAGGACCTGTTGAAATGA